Proteins encoded in a region of the Clostridium beijerinckii genome:
- a CDS encoding 5-methyltetrahydropteroyltriglutamate--homocysteine S-methyltransferase, which yields MSIEFKNAKQRSVAPFRADIVGSFLRPEVIKEARAKFQNQEILSSELRRIEDEEIIKLVKKQKELGLKAVTDGEFRRSWWHLDFMWGLDGVEKRVLEAGYKFNGLETRAETATLTGKIDFSNHPMLEHYKFLRSISGDDIVARQTIPAPAQFLAELQRGENKEITESIYKNIDELILDIANAYKKAIKAFYNEGCRNLQLDDCTWGMLCDKKYWEARQQEGVDTNDIAKLYAKVNNLAIEDHPEDLVITMHVCRGNYNSTWAGSGGYEPVAEILFGTVNVDGFYLEYDTDRAGDFAPLRFIKNQQVVLGLISSKTGILENKEEVKERIREATKYVDINQVCLSPQCGFASTEEGNILTEEEQWNKIKLVREISEEIWK from the coding sequence ATGAGTATAGAATTTAAAAATGCAAAACAAAGAAGTGTTGCACCATTTAGGGCTGATATTGTAGGAAGTTTTTTACGACCAGAGGTAATTAAAGAGGCGCGTGCTAAATTTCAAAATCAAGAAATTTTAAGTAGTGAATTAAGAAGAATAGAAGATGAAGAAATAATAAAATTAGTGAAAAAACAAAAGGAACTTGGACTTAAAGCAGTAACAGATGGAGAATTTAGGCGCTCATGGTGGCATCTTGATTTTATGTGGGGATTAGATGGAGTAGAAAAACGTGTACTAGAAGCAGGCTATAAATTTAATGGGTTAGAAACTAGAGCAGAAACAGCCACATTAACAGGAAAAATAGATTTTAGTAATCATCCGATGCTTGAACATTATAAATTTTTAAGAAGTATCTCTGGAGATGATATAGTGGCTAGACAGACGATTCCAGCACCAGCACAATTTCTTGCAGAACTTCAACGTGGTGAAAATAAGGAGATTACAGAATCTATTTATAAAAACATAGATGAGTTAATTTTAGATATTGCAAATGCTTACAAAAAAGCTATTAAAGCATTTTATAACGAAGGTTGCAGAAATCTTCAACTTGACGATTGTACTTGGGGTATGCTTTGTGATAAAAAATATTGGGAAGCTAGACAACAAGAAGGCGTAGATACAAATGACATTGCTAAACTATACGCAAAGGTAAACAACTTAGCAATTGAAGACCATCCTGAAGATTTGGTTATTACAATGCATGTTTGCCGTGGAAATTATAATTCAACATGGGCAGGGTCTGGTGGATATGAACCAGTGGCAGAAATTCTTTTTGGAACTGTAAATGTAGATGGGTTTTATCTAGAGTATGATACAGATCGTGCAGGAGATTTTGCACCATTAAGATTTATTAAAAATCAACAAGTAGTTTTAGGGTTAATAAGTTCCAAGACAGGAATATTAGAAAATAAAGAAGAAGTTAAAGAAAGAATTAGAGAAGCAACAAAATACGTAGATATTAACCAAGTTTGCTTAAGTCCACAATGTGGTTTTGCCTCTACTGAGGAGGGAAATATTCTAACAGAAGAAGAACAATGGAATAAGATAAAGCTAGTAAGAGAAATTTCAGAAGAAATTTGGAAATAA
- a CDS encoding endonuclease/exonuclease/phosphatase family protein, which yields MRVMTFNLRRDVPIDFNDRWNNRRSLAYNVINEYKCDIIGVQEIKDNMLNDIKENIEGYNIIGAPRGKKVSSERNSLLISRNYLIEDYKTFWLSETPDKIGSRVWYSYLPRICTTAILQMDNGRRVRVCNTHLDNLLPKARMYGLKKILEFIEDEKLPVILMGDFNDRPNSKLIKSLKEGKISSKKLLPVQDVNMGLYNESTIGNFKRSGKGLHIDYIFVSEEIDVVNAEIIKYNVNGKYPSDHYPLMADILVK from the coding sequence ATGAGAGTAATGACCTTTAATTTAAGACGCGATGTTCCTATAGATTTTAATGATAGATGGAATAATAGAAGGAGCTTGGCTTATAACGTAATAAATGAGTATAAATGCGATATAATAGGGGTTCAGGAAATTAAAGATAATATGCTTAATGATATTAAAGAAAATATTGAAGGATATAATATTATTGGAGCTCCAAGAGGGAAAAAAGTTTCTTCAGAAAGAAATAGTTTATTAATCTCTAGAAATTATTTAATTGAAGATTATAAAACTTTCTGGCTATCTGAAACTCCAGATAAGATAGGAAGCCGCGTATGGTACTCATATCTTCCAAGAATTTGTACAACAGCTATTTTACAAATGGATAATGGAAGAAGAGTTAGGGTTTGTAATACTCATTTAGATAATCTGCTTCCAAAGGCAAGAATGTATGGTTTAAAAAAGATTTTAGAATTCATAGAAGATGAAAAACTTCCAGTTATATTAATGGGGGATTTTAATGATAGACCTAATAGTAAGTTGATTAAAAGTCTTAAAGAGGGGAAAATATCAAGTAAAAAATTATTACCAGTACAAGACGTAAATATGGGGTTATATAATGAATCTACAATAGGAAATTTCAAAAGGTCAGGAAAAGGGCTTCATATAGATTATATATTTGTATCGGAGGAAATAGATGTAGTTAATGCTGAAATAATTAAATATAATGTTAATGGGAAGTATCCCTCTGACCATTATCCGTTAATGGCAGATATATTAGTAAAATAG
- a CDS encoding 3D domain-containing protein, translating into MSKLEKCVCVTYICLAIVLGGLAAYYKVTFGEINYSSLIARKDKDTSDANDNTTNKNENIEKVLTAAPKVPIKAELTAYCNCAICSEAWGSETAMQTHTRVGTIAVPKNIPLGSKIYIPDLKDYKDDGIFDAEDRGGAVKVKSDGTYIIDVWLPTHEQVKEFGRKKTTVYLIK; encoded by the coding sequence TTGTCGAAATTAGAGAAATGTGTATGCGTAACATACATATGTTTAGCAATTGTATTAGGTGGGCTTGCAGCTTATTATAAAGTAACATTTGGTGAAATAAATTACAGCAGCTTAATAGCTAGAAAAGATAAGGATACCTCTGATGCAAATGATAATACTACTAATAAAAATGAGAATATAGAAAAAGTATTAACTGCCGCACCCAAAGTGCCGATAAAAGCAGAATTAACAGCCTACTGCAATTGCGCTATATGTTCAGAAGCCTGGGGCTCAGAAACCGCAATGCAGACCCATACTAGAGTTGGAACTATAGCTGTACCTAAAAATATTCCGTTAGGAAGTAAAATATATATTCCGGATTTAAAAGATTACAAAGATGACGGTATTTTTGATGCAGAAGATAGAGGTGGCGCAGTTAAAGTTAAAAGTGATGGCACCTATATAATAGATGTGTGGCTTCCAACCCATGAGCAAGTCAAGGAATTTGGAAGAAAAAAGACTACAGTTTATTTAATAAAATAA
- a CDS encoding GTP pyrophosphokinase, whose amino-acid sequence MGQSKENDQIFWDSRENIISPELVEERIEEMNETLLVYRSAIKEVKTKLDILDDELKIKRKRNPIEYMKSRVKTPSSIMDKLKRKGFEMSIESAKKNLNDIAGIRVICSFVGDIYDIANMLIRQDDITLIEEKDYINSPKPNGYRSLHLVIEVPIFFSDHVEPVRVEVQIRTIAMDFWASLEHKLYYKTSGDGPLHITQDLKECAELIASTDMRMQDIQREVEKLR is encoded by the coding sequence ATGGGTCAATCAAAAGAAAATGATCAAATATTTTGGGACAGTAGAGAAAACATTATATCACCAGAATTAGTTGAAGAAAGAATAGAAGAGATGAATGAAACGTTACTTGTTTATAGATCAGCAATAAAGGAAGTTAAGACTAAATTAGATATTTTAGATGATGAACTTAAGATAAAGAGGAAGAGGAATCCGATTGAATACATGAAATCCAGAGTGAAGACTCCAAGCAGTATTATGGATAAACTTAAACGTAAAGGGTTCGAGATGAGTATTGAATCTGCTAAAAAGAATTTAAATGATATTGCGGGAATTAGAGTTATCTGTTCTTTTGTAGGTGATATATATGATATTGCCAATATGCTAATAAGACAGGATGATATAACACTAATTGAAGAAAAAGATTATATAAACAGTCCTAAGCCAAATGGCTATAGAAGTCTTCATTTAGTTATAGAGGTTCCAATATTTTTTTCGGATCATGTAGAGCCAGTCAGAGTTGAAGTTCAAATTAGAACGATAGCTATGGACTTTTGGGCTAGTCTTGAGCATAAATTATATTATAAGACATCTGGAGATGGACCACTGCATATTACACAAGACCTAAAGGAATGTGCAGAGCTTATAGCATCTACAGATATGAGAATGCAAGATATACAAAGAGAGGTAGAAAAACTAAGATAG
- a CDS encoding nitroreductase family protein encodes MIKELVLKNRSYRRFYQDKSIEMNTLRELVDLARLSPSGANKQVLKYILSNEKEQNEKISKCIFWAGYYKDWDGPKEGEKPSAYIVVLKDTSLGQGASQDDGIAVQSMLLGAVENNLGGCIIGNIDRKNLREELNLDEKFEIALVVALGYPKEEVVIENINESGDVKYWRDDNQVHHVPKRTLGDLIL; translated from the coding sequence ATGATAAAAGAGCTTGTATTGAAAAATAGATCATATAGGAGGTTTTATCAGGATAAGAGTATTGAAATGAATACTTTAAGAGAATTGGTAGATTTAGCGAGACTATCACCATCAGGAGCTAATAAACAAGTGTTAAAATACATTTTATCAAATGAAAAAGAACAAAATGAAAAAATAAGTAAATGCATATTTTGGGCAGGTTACTATAAGGATTGGGATGGTCCTAAAGAAGGTGAAAAACCAAGTGCTTATATAGTAGTGCTAAAAGATACAAGTCTTGGCCAAGGTGCATCACAAGATGATGGCATAGCAGTACAAAGTATGTTACTTGGAGCTGTTGAAAATAATTTGGGCGGATGCATTATAGGAAATATAGATAGAAAGAATTTAAGAGAAGAACTAAATTTAGATGAAAAATTTGAAATTGCTTTGGTAGTAGCTCTTGGTTATCCTAAAGAAGAAGTAGTTATAGAAAATATAAATGAATCTGGAGATGTGAAGTATTGGAGAGATGACAACCAAGTACATCATGTTCCAAAAAGAACATTGGGTGATTTGATTTTATAA